ATTTCAGAGGTGAACACCTGTGAGAGATTGGGACTAACCCGAGGTGAATTCATGGCGCTTAAAACATAGTCTTCATACTTAACTGAGcataaaaacaaacttttaacaTGAGGACTTTCATATTCAGCTGCCAGCCCAATTTCCATATTAAGAATCTTTGACACAAATGATTTAAATAGGATTAAAAAAGGGatatttttaaacttatttttttattttattaattaaatacaccATATTGGAGCAAATGTCTCTGAAAATATCACAAATAGAATTCTCTCTCACTCTGCATTTATAGGATGACAGCTATGAGCTTCATTTCTTGTTTGTTGCGTGGTTTCTGGGTTGAGGGAAAGGGGAATAGAGTTAGCTGCTTTGTGTAGTATGTACGGTAGCCACAATGGGACAAAAACATTtacatgcatacatactgtacatggtAGTTCTACAAATACACCAAGAGTGTTCATGAtttgatttccacaaaaaaagccACGGATACTTCTTCGAACCCAGTCTTCGGGATTTTTATATCATCCGAAATGAAACGCGTTCCCTTTACAACATCTAAAATATAGAAAGAGAAGATACCATGTTGTGAAGAAAAGGAGAATAGACAAGGTAGGACAAAAATATAAAGGCAAAAAGAAAGTCAGTATTCCCCCACTACATTTTCAAACAAGTGTTATGAAAGATTCAAAAATCGCTGCAGTGGATCAGcttcatttgtcattttaatttcacCCTTCCggtctcgtttttttttttttttactcaaaaacaaCATCCTCCAGCTggtctctctctgtgtcagtcttTGAGTCCCTCCGGATCAGAGGTCTCGCCTGGGTCAGTTCATAGAGTCCTCAGTATCCCCCCCTTCAGTGCCTCATGGGTATTTTCCATCCATGATTCAGGAGTTTGGAGTAAAGGGCGGGAAAGGGGGATCTCTGGCGATCGCAGGTCAAGGTGGAGCTCAAGCCTGAGATCGGCCCTCTGGTTTGGAGTAGCGGAGCTTTGAGAGAAGGAGCGGGATGGGGTCCGATCCGAAAAGGTCTTCAGTGACAATGAGCGAGGGGCTGAAATGAAGGCACACATCCTGCTTTGAGCAACACCTACATCCTAACACACCTGAAAGATAAAGAGACAAACtggttaaaaacatttacaacGAAAAAGATTACAACCAgtaaatgggtaaaaaaaaaaaacgtgaacgaatatactttaaaacatataaaaagttGATTATATGATTACTTACGGTTTTGAAAACAGGTTTACATTTAATGactacattttctgaaaaaagtcATGTGGTGTAACTATTAAATCCAAACGAATAAAAAATTTTGTACACCTTGAATATACGTGCGTGTCTTAATCATAATTATTTGTATGatcattttatctttaaaaattttaaatatgcttttctttatacaaaatatatatatataaatataataaaatatatattctcacttgacctgtcttaaaatgtcaaattatctcatattttaaaatacttattgACCTTTTTTGTTCTGGTATCAtatcctgttttgttttgttttgttttgttttgttttgttttgttttgttttgttttgttttgctttgattatctttttcttttgttttgttttgctggtCACACCACAAGTATTAATACATGAAATAGATAAATGAATCTTATTACAGACCTTAAAATCATGTTCATCTTTTAAAGGGTCTATTCAAGTAACTGGAAGTGTGAATTgtgttttaatgtattaaaataaaaaatgtcatgacACTGACCCAAATTAAATAAAGGTACATTTTGCCATACTGTAAATAACAGTGTGcaggttttgaattttttttaaaaatttaaaataagaaagaaaaaaacactgttgTAGTAAATCTAACAACCTGTATTGTAAAAAAATTCAATGTGAATCATACAAATCTCATGTTCTCTTAAATAACATACTCTATATCTATTGTCAAATAAAGGCCGCCAATTCTGCTAAAGCCCCCTGCTTAACTCATTGATCAGTAAGGCTTTCAAATCCATCTGCTGCCCTACTTCCTCTGCATTTTAAGTGCATATTGTTAAGCTAGTctttttttgtctcatttttaACAATGATGTGCCACAGTCCCCAGGCTGCTAAGTTCTTGCGCAGGAGAGACAATTATCCCAATATCCAAGCACAGCGTTTTACTTCACAGTCACTGCAAACTTTTTACCCCTAACATTCTCCttccttttgttttttaaacattctaGGGGGGCAATTTGCTTTTCCCGTCCTACCTCAAGTTACTAAGGGGTTTCAAGCTACTGTAATAGTAATTGCAAGCCCCCCACGCCACCCCACATTGGAGGGCTAATTAAAGAGACGGAGGCGGTGAAGGTTTGGATCCCCTGGGTTCAGGCTCAGCATGAGAAAGGTAATTTGTCTGTCCTGAACAAAGAGATTAGCGAGAAGCCGGGGAGCTACTTAATAAATGAGCATCAAATGTCCTCAGCCGTGGACACGGACAGCACCAATTATGTCACCATGAAATGgcacataataaaaacaatggcTGCCGGACGAGGCCTCCTATCTGTCTAGGGAAGCGTTCAGtcgctttctttctctctctctctctctctctctctctctctctctctcgctcctttCTGTACTGGCTTGTTTCAGCTCCCAGCTTATTTCTATAGGTTCAGAGGAGAATTACAGCAAACTTCAAACTCTGAACAGAGAGAACACACCATGAAGTAATAAATTACGATGCATTTTCACTGCAGTGGTGAATAAGTTTCCTAATAATGATTTGAATCTCTCTGTACCAAGCGAAAACACTAATTTCGAGCATCTCATGAGGACCCGTGGACCTTCTCTATTCCTACTTGGTGAAGAGGGGCATCTGGGTGTATTTAAGAACTCTCTCTTTGCTATAATTAAAGCAGCCAGGCCAATATTCAGATTGCATTTTAGTATTAATAATTCAGCGGTTTTCACTACAATTGATGTCAGTACATAAATAAAGAATGAGGCCTCATATTTACACAGCGGCAGCCGCCGAGCGAGAGGTGGGCAGAGGAAGGAGGACGAATGGAAGGATGGGGGCTTAAACAGACATTTCAAATTAGGCATGATAATGCAAAGGCCTTCAGTTTGAAACGCAACATGCTCTTGGAGCTAATTTGTAAAAGTGACGATGCCTTAAAAGGCCACTAACGGAGCACCAAGCTTTAATGGAGCGATTTCCCCCGGCTCACTACGGCTCTCCTCAAACTAGTTTTTTCCCACTGACGGTGAAATAAATGTTCACTGGGAAACTCGGCAACTGTCCGATCTCTCTCGTATACACTCTCACATCCCCATCAATAATGATTACGTGTCACTGAGCTGTTGTTTTCAGTGCTGCCAAGTGATACAATCAGCTGGTGGCTGACTGCACAATGAAGTCTTATTGCAGACTGTCCCAAAGGCGAGAAGGGGAATTAGGTAAATAATTTGCCTGCTTGGGGCcctggtgtttttttatttaaggcTTGCGGTGAAGCGTCAGAGGAGCAAATACCAAAATGGGATGGAATGCTTGACGCCAgccagctttttatttttttgtaaaagcatAATGCAATGAAAACCATCTTTTGTTATTGAGCAAAGCGAGTCCATTAAAATCTGTGACCAGTATTTTCAGGATTTCATGTTTTGTATCTTCTGGATGGCAAATTAATTCTACAGAATCAGTATCGAATCTGAATTTGTCAGAGTTAGGAAGAAGGAAACATTTTTCACTCCTTGCCTCTCCTGTAACTAAAAAGCTTGCATTAGCTGTGATCTCATTTCAGCAAGATGTGATCAATTTGGCTTCCTGCCAGGATGAATTATTCTTGGGTTAGGGGCACAGAATTATATATATGGTTCGTAAAACttcaatatttaaacaaaacagaagCAATTCTTTGATTAGGGACTGACTGAAGGGAGTGTTTGGCTAATAAATACTCATAGGGGTCCTGAACGTGTAGAAGTTTTGATAAGCAGACAGATAGCGGCTCTCACTTTCTGGTCAGGCAGTAGAGGGTTAGTCTGCAGTGAACTCAAATGGCCGTTGATGAGTGCTGTGGGTCTGTCGTGTTCGCAGAACAAGCTGCCGTTGATGTAGTGAAACCTGTCACCAGGGACCAGCCGGTTCCGGCAGGTAGAACATGTGAAACACTGCGGGAGACAATGAAAAGGACTCCATTACCCACAATACACAGCATATTACATCAGATCTCTGACTCATTTCTGGAAAAGTCTACTTATTTTAACTTCTCGTTATTTCCTTATAGGGATTCCACATGGGctaaatattttaaactaaaacatattttttactaaaatatgcACACACCATTTTTGATTTGGTATCAATCATAAGCTATTTAATTTATAACACCATCAAATAGTGACTGAAAAGCAGACTGAGTGTGAAAGGATTCTGTAGTGCAATGAAGCATTTATTTCTTGAGCAATAGTGGTCACTTTAAGATTAAAGGTTACCTTGAGATGGTACACGTTTCCCTGTGCCCTCATAACCAGTTCACTGGCTGGGATGGACTGACCACACGCACTGCACGCCCCACTGTTCCCAAATAACCTGTGAAAAGAAACAGAGACACGTTAGCATTGTCAAAATAAGATACAGAGTGAGCCCTGAATCTGTCTTAGACAAAGCCTAAATCAAAACACTGTGCTATTAAGTGCCAGAAAATATCATTAACAAAAACCTCAAATAACTAGGAACACAATTATTCATTAAGATGTACAGATTACATGAAGGAACACAAACATCACTAGCACATTTCATACCAATATCTCATGACCAACATTTGACTCctttatatgatttattttcattcacaCAGTGCAAACAAATGAACTCTTTCAGCATTAATAACCAAAGCCATCATGTGTGTGCGATTTAAAGATGATTGTTTTTTTAAGTCAGtggcattttataaataatattttcggTCTGTCTTCTCGTGTGGCTTCAGAAGGTTAGgtttactactgttcaaaaaggGGAAGGAAATTGTTTCACTAAGTCTATTAAGCTCATCAAAGCTCCATATATTTAatcaaacaataatattgtgaaatattatcaccattttaaataactgtgttttatttaaatgtaatttattccaataatattttttaaatgtaatttattccaataatggcaaagctgaaatttcagcatcattactccagccttcagtgtcacatgatctttctgaaatggttctaatatgctgatttgctgcatctcttattattattatcacatcTGAAAGCCTgctgcttatttattttaattatttttatttaattatttttttgtggaacatAGGATAATTTGTCcaggtttcttttttaaatagaacgttcaaaagaacataatttatttgaaaaagaaatcatttgcaacaaaataaatgttgataaagTTAACGTGTCATCAATAGAAatatacaacaaatatatatCGTCTTAGTTTTAAAAGGTGGTGTAAATAAAGCACGTGGACATGTGGACTAATATTACAATGCTTCATAGTATTTATTGTACTTTCTGAAGCTTGAAAGCCATTGCCAACatacactttcattgtatggaagagAGCAGCATTGACATTTTCAAAAACTTCTCTTTTTGGTTTCTACGTTTGAAAGCAAGTCATATGGGTGATGActgagattttaaataaaaaaacatgcacaagATCCTTATTTCTGTGTGCATCAAAAATGTTTGTTAACCTGTTTGGCCTTGTATTACTATAACAGTGGAATGCTTGCAATGATAGGTTAAACCATTTCAATCCTGTGCCCGGGCCTCCTTTTCTCCCTCtcgcagtctctctctctctctcacacatgcagAACAAATTACATCTTCAACATTCTGATGTAGGAAAAATAAAATCATAGTAATAATGGCAAACCAAATGAAAAAATCCTGCATCCTGTCCACCAAAAGCCTCTGCCACTGGGACTAAGTATTACCTTTGGTGTTCATTTTTGCAACCTAATAATAACCTAGAACATAAGCAATCAGGGCCTAAGAATATTTGATAGTACATCTAGGCAGAGACACAGCGCTTTTGCCATTAGGACTCAAGCGAGTGCTCAGTCACTGCCGCCTTTCCATTAGAAACCCTCGGCTACCCGGGTTGATATATAATGTGCATGGGTTAACCTTTTCAATCATGGTGTCAACACTTTAGATTTGCTTCTGCTCATCTCTTTCGTCTCtaaccttctctctctccctctctctcagtctcttgaTAATGAAATGCTTGCTCCTGCTTCCTTTCTATCTGCCTTCTGAGTCCACAATTTAGATTACTTCATCTTGCCGAGCAACAAACTGAATGAAATTTCGATTTGAGCTGAAAGTAATTTACTGGGATCTGGACCCATTTGTCATCATATCTCACTGGCTGTTTGCTCTATCACTGCACTTTTCCTATGCAATCAAATAAGACCACAGCATCTGACAAGCTccggagagagagagcgagagagagagagagaggagggggaaATATGAGGAAAGAAGCAAGCAAGAAAGAGACCGTTAGAAGAATAGAGTGAGGGAAATGGGGAATGGCTACAAAAAGATAGAGAGGAAAGAGTTGAAGGAAATGTAGGGTGTCATAGCATGTCCCTTATGTACACAGTTACAGATTAACCTAAGAGTTCATGGATGATTTCGTCCCACAAGATTCTTCCAACTcgtaaaaagataaacgcacattGTACGGATGCCGATATAACATCACAGCATGCATGTGAACGTGTACGTTCCGACATCGGAACAGCTGTCACCTGCGACGTTTCGCATACACGTGTGGCGTTTATTGAGGGCGCTACACGACGAGCGAGTGAAGCTTGGAGAGTTTCTCTTCAGCGGTGGCTGCAGGGGGAGGCGGGGGGGAGGGGAAAACAAATTTGGCTGTGGCATCGATTGGAGCAGCTCAATCAAAACTCAATTTCAAACGTAATTAGCTGTAGGCTCGTGACAACAGCGCAGCTTCAATGGCGTCGATGGGCCAGTCACGCTAGGCAAATGTCAGGGGGGAAGGTCTTTAAACGCTGCAGTTTGATTCACCTGTAAAATGACATCTTCCCCCGGCCTTGAGAAAGCAATCTGCCGTGCTACGACATGTGCTTGAATCAACAATCCCCGAGAGCTCGCACCTAAATTCATTTACAAGCACATATTATTTGGGATCCGGGCTCAAAGTGCGCTCCCCTTTTAATTGTCCCAGTGTCTTTCAGAGGAAAATCGTGAAGAATCTCCAGGcaacctttttattttcttgccTCTCTATACGTAGTATAGCAGGTTAATTATTTGAGCAGGGGATGGCTGCTGATAGCATTTGATTTAAAGGCCCGAAGGCTTTAGGTGCTCAATTAAGTTGCTATCAGTCTGGTGCTCATCTCTAATGGTCTCTCTTACCATTGAACTTCTGTGCTGACGAGGGGAAGCGTAGGGGAGCGATATCACGGGTCACCATAATTAAGGCCAAGGGACTCTTTAATTGCAATGACACCACCAGTCTTGGCTTCTTTCTCCTCAAATCAGCCTCTCTTTCGCTGTTTTCTCACTTTCTAGGTATTCAGTCCCTTGATCAATCAGAGGAGGAGGATTTTGTCAGCGAAACATTGCGGAATGCTGATTTATTGACTCGTTTCGTCTCGGGAACGGGCGGGAAAAAGAGGGGCTACAATCTACGGCTGTCTTTCATTACGAAAGCAAGACAAGAAATCTGTCTGCGCTCCATAAGCGATGTCTAGAGGATTTAATTCTGGATACCGACTGTGAGGTAAAATACAACCTAGCAGGGCTGTTTTGGGGCCATCTGGCAGCAGCTCGGCCTCTTAAGCGGAACCTTTTGAGTGGAGAGATGTAAGTTGTTACAACAATGATTTCTGCAACACAGTCCATTATAAAAATGCCTCTCAACATTAGCAGCCAAAGCACCTTAAAAGCACTGGGCCATATTGATACTTAAGTAGGGCTTTGCATAATGGCAATGTTACattagggagagagagagagagaaaaggagatttCACGGTAAAGAGAGCGGTGGGCGGGCGGGCGGGTGGACGAGGGGGCTGAAAGCAGCCAAATGACACTTGGTTAATTCAGAGCAACAGATCTAGTCCCAAGTGGATTGAAGGCCTTGAATTAATTCTGTTATGACAAATCAAGATAAACGTTTCCCCTAAATTGCATGCGATTTAATTAATTTCTGAGATCCAAGTATTTCCTGGCTTAATAGTTCACATGCTCCCGTGCTGTCATAGTGCTTGAGTGGGCAGACTTCAAAGTGATATTAAATAACCAACTATTAGATTTACCTAGCACGTTCTATTGGAAAAGTGCCATTTAATTACCTGGCTCGATTCAATTAAAAGGACAGTGTTCTTCCCCCCGACCTAATGGTCACATGATTGCTCTCTCCCCAAATTAATTcaatccctctctctgtctccattCTCTCCAGCTCACGCAAAAAATATCAGCAACGGCTTAGGGACAACATGATTTTGAATGAGTCCCTCCTGAAACTGCTGAAATGTACAACTCGCGGCGGTTGCCCTTGTGTTCGGAGTCGGCGCTGGTGGCCTCGAGCTGAGTGGTATCAGAAGCC
This genomic window from Carassius gibelio isolate Cgi1373 ecotype wild population from Czech Republic chromosome A6, carGib1.2-hapl.c, whole genome shotgun sequence contains:
- the LOC128015544 gene encoding LIM domain transcription factor LMO4 — its product is MVNPGGSAQPPPVGAGSLSWKRCAGCGGKIADRFLLYAMDSYWHSRCLKCSCCQAQLGEIGTSCYTKSGMILCRNDYIRLFGNSGACSACGQSIPASELVMRAQGNVYHLKCFTCSTCRNRLVPGDRFHYINGSLFCEHDRPTALINGHLSSLQTNPLLPDQKVC